A single region of the Lotus japonicus ecotype B-129 chromosome 4, LjGifu_v1.2 genome encodes:
- the LOC130714074 gene encoding major latex allergen Hev b 5-like, whose product MASVEVAQQVPTPVEQIETFQETTIEQPASEVPAPEPTIEQEHPKEETTEEPKVEAVAETTTEAPAAPETEAPAEVETKEVTEETKPEAEKTEEPEVKPEEVKEEPIVEETKETAATEAAPVEEEKSSEESKAAETTVEATTEVAIEKTEA is encoded by the exons ATGGCCAGCGTTGAG GTTGCACAGCAAGTTCCAACACCTGTGGAACAAATTGAAACATTCCAGGAAACAACCATAGAACAACCAGCCTCCGAGGTTCCTGCCCCAGAACCAACCATTGAACAAGAACACCCAAAGGAAGAAACCACCGAAGAACCAAAAGTGGAAGCAGTAGCAGAAACAACTACAGAAGCACCTGCTGCTCCAGAAACCGAAGCCCCAGCTGAAGTTGAGACTAAAGAAGTGACAGAAGAAACCAAGCCTGAGGCAGAGAAAACAGAGGAACCAGAGGTAAAACCTGAAGAAGTGAAAGAGGAACCAATAGTTGAGGAGACTAAAGAAACTGCTGCAACTGAGGCAGCACCAGTGGAGGAAGAGAAGTCATCTGAGGAGAGCAAAGCAGCTGAAACCACTGTGGAAGCCACCACAGAAGTTGCTATTGAGAAGACTGAAGCATAG
- the LOC130711040 gene encoding F-box protein CPR1-like, translated as MADHLPSEVITDILCRVPANSLLRFRSISKWWRSLIDSTHFIFLHLHKTTYSFLILRQHSHLYRIDLDSPNQAVEIDHPLMCYSNRIKILGSCNGLLCICNIADDIALWNPTLRKHRILPSEPLNRNKTPEENINNNTTFCAAHVHGFGYDSFSGDYKLVSISYFVDLQRGTFDSKVKLFSLRMDSWKSLPSLPYALCCARTMGVFVGGALHWVVTRKLEPDQPDLVVAFDLRLESFKEVELPETVKGNFDMNVALLGGCLSVTENRGVTEMGMGGFDVWVLKVYGSRDSWCKLLTVAQLCEVKNLRPLAYSRNGDGDKVLMEQDRSKLCWYDLKNGDVSCARISGLPSLIEGIVCVGSLVPPKLLSPTSDDSRSELHRLGHGSTRKRRDDFLSKGFKLTL; from the exons ATGGCGGACCATCTTCCGTCGGAAGTAATCACCGACATACTCTGCCGTGTTCCGGCGAACTCCCTCCTCCGCTTCCGCTCCATTTCCAAGTGGTGGCGCTCACTCATCGACAGCACCCACTTcatcttcctccacctccacaAAACCACCTACTCCTTCCTCATCCTCCGCCAGCACTCCCATCTCTACCGCATCGACCTCGATTCCCCTAACCAAGCCGTCGAAATCGACCACCCGCTCATGTGCTACAGCAACCGCATCAAGATCCTCGGTTCCTGCAACGGCCTCCTCTGCATCTGCAACATCGCCGATGACATCGCGTTGTGGAACCCTACTCTTCGAAAGCACCGGATTCTCCCCTCTGAGCCCCTCAACCGGAACAAAACCCCGGAGGaaaacatcaacaacaacaccacCTTCTGCGCCGCCCATGTCCACGGATTCGGATACGATTCCTTCTCCGGCGACTACAAACTGGTAAGCATTTCCTACTTTGTTGACCTTCAGCGGGGCACCTTCGATTCCAAGGTCAAGCTCTTCAGCCTCCGAATGGACTCGTGGAAGAGCCTCCCGAGCTTGCCCTACGCTCTCTGCTGCGCGAGGACCATGGGCGTTTTCGTCGGTGGCGCGTTACACTGGGTTGTGACCCGGAAACTCGAACCGGATCAGCCCGATTTGGTGGTTGCGTTTGACCTGAGATTGGAGAGTTTTAAGGAAGTGGAGCTGCCGGAGACGGTGAAGGGGAATTTCGACATGAATGTTGCGTTGTTGGGAGGGTGTCTTTCCGTGACTGAGAATCGCGGGGTGACGGAAATGGGAATGGGTGGATTTGATGTTTGGGTTTTGAAGGTGTATGGGTCTAGAGATTCATGGTGTAAACTGTTAACGGTGGCGCAACTGTGTGAGGTGAAGAATTTGAGGCCTTTGGCTTATTCTAGAAATGGGGATGGGGATAAGGTGCTGATGGAACAGGATCGTAGCAAGCTTTGTTGGTATGACCTGAAAAATGGAGATGTGAGTTGTGCTAGAATATCAGGATTGCCTAGCCTCATTGAAGGCATCGTTTGTGTGGGGAGCCTTGTCCCACCAAAGTTACTGAGTCCGACGAGTGACGATAGCCGCAGTGAGCTGCATAGATTGGGACATGGAAGTACTAGGAAGAGAAG AGATGACTTCCTGTCCAAAGGATTCAAACTAACTTTGTAA
- the LOC130710328 gene encoding E3 ubiquitin-protein ligase UPL5-like, translated as MSVIETPSVHHHRKRKHDEIDDDEGGVSDIDPIRMKKDDAAKAVYSAVHHRSIMLQFFVRMMGNGNTIVMQAHPDDTVQSIHERIQALKGIPVFEQRLIYNGKQLQSEQTLAECSIGKDASLQLVGRMRSTGHPHAWQVINDMVSLVIRLCHNEPVHDANKTIKGLITSYLNLSPKNDNDSASGYFQIFMSATAVLVSLYLSPYTGNKDCADSSIRHFLTTCKTTVSPPLHTQCARVVLDFCTLLKKRVSSEDPLYGFCRSTFGSLLETARVYCADSEGDNVKGSILVQEIFPFVSELAKSLLVDLDLSIDSPSNAGTFLINVADFTAFLVPLRARIMEQQALRGSMPTQKRHKEALLVEEIEGLHLLYNDLLNKTDQCLQKLEQTWAGQGMMQGEDIYPAWSHYLSILKELYLISKLYDGAEEKLWKVLTRQRSVVCLLIVRYAKRTDEHQWILEHKCVTNFESRRHLAMMMFPEVKEDYEELHEMLIDRSQLLSESFEYIARADTASLHAGLFMEFKNEEATGPGVLREWFLLVCQALFNPQNALFVACPNDRRRFYPNHASKVHPLHLEYFGFSGRVIALALMHKVQVGIVLDRVFFLQLAGKHITLEDVKDADPFLYSSCKQILEMDSDFIDSDALGLTFVREVEELGDTKVVELCPGGKNLIVNSKNREKYIDLLIKDRFVTSISEQVSHFSKGFTDILSSSKFQQFFFQSLELEDLDWMLHGSEDTISVEDWKAHTEYNGYKETDIQITWFWEIVGRMTAEQRKVLLFFWTSVKYLPVEGFCGLASRLYIYKSPEPEDRLPSSHTCFYRMCFPAYSSMTVMQERLEVITQEHIGCSFGTW; from the exons ATGTCTGTCATCGAAACCCCCAGCGTCCACCACCACCGGAAGCGCAAACACGACGAAATCGATGACGACGAAGGCGGCGTCTCCGACATAGACCCTATCAGGATGAAGAAGGACGACGCGGCCAAGGCCGTTTACTCCGCCGTCCACCACCGATCAATCATGCTACAGTTCTTCGTTCGCATGATGGGCAACGGCAACACCATCGTTATGCAAGCGCATCCTGATGATACAGTCCAATCGATTCACGAGCGTATCCAAGCCTTGAAGGGTATCCCTGTTTTCGAACAGAGGCTAATCTACAACGGGAAGCAGCTTCAGTCGGAGCAGACTCTCGCCGAATGTTCCATCGGAAAAGACGCCAGTCTTCAACTCGTTGGCCGCATGCGCAGCACCGGCCACCCACATGCCTGGCAGGTCATCAACGACATGGTCTCCCTTGTTATACGACTCTGCCACAACGAACCTGTTCACGACGCTAACAAGACCATCAAGGGTCTCATCACCAGCTACCTCAACTTGTCTCCGAAGAATGACAACGATTCTGCTTCTGGGTATTTTCAGATTTTCATGTCCGCCACCGCTGTGCTTGTCTCGCTCTATCTATCTCCCTACACGGGTAATAAAGACTGTGCTGATTCTTCTATTAGGCATTTTTTGACCACTTGCAAGACCACCGTTTCACCGCCCTTGCACACCCAGTGTGCGCGTGTGGTCTTGGATTTCTGTACATTGCTCAAGAAGAGGGTGAGTTCTGAGGACCCTTTGTATGGCTTCTGTCGTAGTACTTTTGGGTCATTGTTGGAAACTGCTAGGGTTTATTGTGCTGATTCTGAGGGTGACAATGTTAAAGGGTCCATTTTGGTTCAAGAGATATTCCCTTTTGTTAGTGAGCTTGCTAAGAGCTTGTTGGTGGATTTGGATTTGAGCATAGACTCCCCCTCCAATGCGGGGACTTTCTTGATCAATGTCGCGGATTTTACTGCCTTCTTGGTCCCTTTGAGGGCCAGGATCATGGAGCAACAAGCTCTCCGTGGTTCTATGCCTACCCAGAAGCGCCATAAGGAGGCGTTGCTCGTGGAAGAGATTGAAGGCCTTCATCTCTTGTACAATGATTTATTGAACAAAACTGATCAGTGCCTTCAAAAATTGGAGCAGACATGGGCTGGCCAGGGAATGATGCAAGGGGAGGATATTTATCCCGCGTGGTCTCATTATCTTTCCATTTTGAAGGAGTTGTATCTAATATCTAAGCTTTATGATGGCGCTGAAGAAAAGCTCTGGAAGGTTTTGACGCGTCAGAGAAGCGTCGTGTGCCTGCTGATAGTTCGATATGCAAAGAGGACTGATGAGCATCAGTGGATTCTCGAGCACAAGTGTGTCACAAATTTTGAGTCTAGGAGGCATTTGGCAATGATGATGTTCCCAGAGGTAAAAGAAGACTATGAGGAATTGCACGAGATGCTTATCGACAGGTCTCAGTTATTGAGTGAATCTTTTGAGTACATAGCACGAGCTGATACTGCATCGCTGCACGCTGGCCTATTCATGGAATTCAAAAACGAGGAAGCCACTGGCCCAGGTGTACTGAGGGAATGGTTTCTTTTGGTATGCCAAGCATTGTTCAACCCACAAAATGCTCTTTTTGTAGCATGCCCGAATGATCGAAGGAGATTTTACCCCAACCATG CTTCTAAGGTACATCCTCTGCACCTTGAGTACTTTGGCTTCTCTGGTCGAGTTATTGCATTAGCTTTGATGCATAAAGTGCAAGTGGGTATTGTTCTTGATCGTGTATTTTTCTTGCAATTGGCTGGGAAGCATATTACTTTAGAAGATGTGAAGGATGCAGATCCTTTCCTGTATAGTAGCTGCAAGCAAATATTGGAGATGGATTCTGACTTCATTGATTCAGATGCATTAGGACTAACTTTTGTTAGAGAGGTGGAGGAGTTAGGAGACACAAAAGTGGTTGAGCTCTGCCCTGGTGGGAAAAACCTTATAGTTAATAGCAAGAACAGGGAGAAGTATATTGACCTTCTTATAAAGGATCGTTTTGTGACATCAATATCTGAGCAGGTGTCACATTTTTCCAAAGGTTTTACTGATATTCTTTCAAGCTCAAAGTTCCAGCAGTTCTTCTTTCAAAGTTTAGAGCTTGAAGATCTTGATTGGATGCTACATGGGAGTGAAGATACCATTTCTGTGGAAGATTGGAAAGCACACACCGAGTATAATGGCTATAAGGAGACAGATATCCAGATAACTTGGTTTTGGGAG ATTGTGGGGAGAATGACAGCGGAGCAAAGGAAGGTTCTTCTATTCTTTTGGACATCCGTGAAATATTTACCAGTTGAAGGTTTCTGCGGTTTGGCTTCCCGTCTCTACATATACAAATCCCCTGAACCTGAAGATCGCCTTCCTTCATCTCACACATGCTTTTATAGGATGTGTTTCCCAGCTTATTCATCTATGACTGTCATGCAAGAGCGTCTTGAAGTTATCACTCAAGAACACATTGGCTGCAGTTTTGGTACTTGGTGA